In Desulfovibrio sp. X2, a single window of DNA contains:
- the kdsA gene encoding 3-deoxy-8-phosphooctulonate synthase — translation MTTTRLPTPDELYAGSREAPFVIAGPCVLESRSLVLEASAAVAEAAARLGLRVIFKSSFDKANRTSVKSYRGPGMKQGLEWLAEARETSGLPVITDIHLPEQAAPVAEVADVLQIPAFLCRQTDLLVAAAATGKVVNVKKGQFLAPWDMRNAVGKLREAGTERIWLTERGASFGYNNLVVDFRSIPIMKAFGHPVVFDATHSVQLPGGQGQCSGGQREHVPTLARAAVAAGAGGVFLEVHPNPDKALCDGPNSWPLDKLLPLLTDLLAIWRLPSAIS, via the coding sequence ATGACCACGACCAGGCTGCCCACTCCGGACGAGCTCTACGCCGGGAGCCGCGAGGCGCCCTTCGTCATCGCGGGTCCCTGTGTCCTGGAGAGCCGCTCCCTGGTGCTCGAGGCCTCGGCCGCCGTGGCCGAGGCCGCCGCGCGCCTGGGGCTGCGCGTGATCTTCAAGAGCTCCTTCGACAAGGCCAACCGCACCTCGGTGAAGAGCTACCGCGGGCCCGGCATGAAGCAGGGCCTCGAGTGGCTGGCCGAGGCGCGCGAGACCTCGGGGCTTCCCGTGATCACGGACATCCACCTCCCCGAGCAGGCCGCGCCGGTGGCCGAGGTCGCGGACGTGCTCCAGATTCCGGCCTTCCTCTGCCGTCAGACCGACCTGCTCGTGGCCGCCGCGGCCACCGGCAAGGTGGTCAACGTCAAGAAGGGCCAGTTCCTGGCGCCCTGGGACATGCGAAACGCCGTGGGCAAGCTGCGCGAGGCCGGTACCGAGCGCATCTGGCTCACCGAGCGCGGCGCGAGCTTCGGGTACAACAACCTCGTGGTGGATTTCCGCTCCATCCCGATCATGAAGGCCTTCGGCCACCCGGTGGTCTTCGACGCCACCCACTCCGTGCAGCTGCCGGGCGGGCAGGGGCAGTGCTCCGGCGGCCAGCGCGAGCACGTGCCTACGCTGGCCCGGGCTGCCGTGGCCGCGGGGGCCGGCGGCGTCTTCCTGGAGGTTCATCCGAACCCGGACAAGGCCCTGTGCGACGGCCCCAACTCCTGGCCCCTGGACAAACTCCTTCCCCTGCTTACTGATCTTCTTGCCATCTGGAGGCTCCCGAGTGCCATCTCCTGA
- a CDS encoding CTP synthase yields the protein MKTKFIFITGGVLSSLGKGLAGASIAALLKARGLKCTIQKLDPYINVDPGTMNPFQHGEVYVTEDGAETDLDLGHYERYIDVFMTQKNNFTSGSIYHRVIQKERRGDYLGGTVQVIPHITDEIKRAILSVVTDEDVALIEIGGTVGDIEGQPFLEAIRQMRTDLGKENCLYIHLTLVPYMRAAGELKTKPTQHSVKELRSIGIQPDIILCRSEMELDADIKRKIALFCNVDSDAVFSAVDVDNIYKVPLKFYTEGVDQKIAIMLRLPAKNADLTAWETLTHKLDNPRGEVTIAIVGKYVDLKEAYKSLHEALIHGGVANDVKVNLKYVNSEEVTPANVKKALAGCDGVLVPGGFGSRGIPGKIEAIRHARENKVPFFGICLGMQCACIEAGRNVLGVEKADSEEFDPLTQEPIIYLMTEWFDFRSQCVEKRDKNSDLGGTMRLGSYPCVVVKGTKAFEAYAEESIHERHRHRYEFNQKYLPDMEKHGYVFSGMSPNGELAEIVELKDHPWFLGCQFHPEFKSRPMRPHPLFREFIKAAKTCKKGRK from the coding sequence ATGAAGACCAAGTTCATTTTCATTACCGGCGGAGTGCTGTCGTCCCTGGGCAAGGGCCTAGCCGGCGCGTCCATCGCCGCCCTGCTGAAGGCCCGTGGCCTGAAGTGCACCATTCAGAAGCTCGACCCCTACATCAACGTGGACCCGGGGACCATGAATCCCTTCCAGCACGGCGAGGTCTACGTCACGGAGGACGGAGCCGAGACCGACCTCGATCTGGGGCACTACGAGCGCTACATCGACGTCTTCATGACCCAGAAGAACAACTTCACCTCCGGCTCCATCTACCACCGCGTCATCCAGAAGGAGCGCCGCGGCGACTACCTTGGGGGCACGGTCCAGGTCATCCCGCACATCACCGACGAGATCAAGCGCGCCATCCTCTCCGTGGTCACGGACGAGGACGTGGCCCTGATCGAGATCGGCGGCACCGTGGGCGACATCGAAGGCCAGCCCTTCCTCGAGGCCATCCGCCAGATGCGCACGGACCTGGGCAAGGAGAACTGCCTCTACATCCACCTGACGCTGGTGCCCTACATGCGCGCCGCGGGCGAGCTGAAGACCAAGCCCACCCAGCACAGCGTCAAGGAGCTGCGCAGCATCGGCATCCAGCCCGACATCATCCTCTGCCGCTCCGAGATGGAGCTCGACGCCGACATCAAGCGCAAGATCGCGCTCTTCTGCAACGTGGACTCCGACGCCGTGTTCTCCGCCGTGGACGTGGACAACATCTACAAGGTGCCGCTCAAGTTCTACACCGAGGGCGTTGACCAGAAGATCGCCATCATGCTGCGGCTGCCCGCCAAGAACGCCGACCTGACCGCCTGGGAGACCCTGACCCACAAGCTCGACAACCCGCGCGGCGAGGTCACCATCGCCATCGTGGGCAAGTACGTGGACCTGAAGGAGGCCTACAAGAGCCTGCACGAGGCCCTCATCCACGGCGGCGTGGCCAACGACGTCAAGGTCAACCTGAAGTACGTCAACTCCGAGGAAGTCACCCCGGCCAACGTCAAGAAGGCGCTCGCCGGATGCGACGGCGTGCTCGTGCCCGGCGGCTTCGGCTCCCGCGGCATCCCGGGCAAGATCGAGGCCATCCGCCACGCCCGCGAGAACAAGGTTCCCTTCTTCGGCATCTGCCTGGGCATGCAGTGCGCCTGCATCGAGGCGGGGCGCAACGTGCTCGGCGTCGAGAAGGCCGACTCCGAGGAGTTCGACCCCCTGACCCAGGAGCCGATCATCTACCTGATGACCGAGTGGTTCGACTTCCGCAGCCAGTGCGTGGAGAAGCGCGACAAGAACTCCGACCTCGGCGGCACCATGCGCCTGGGCAGCTACCCCTGCGTGGTCGTGAAGGGCACCAAGGCCTTCGAGGCCTACGCCGAGGAGTCCATCCACGAGCGCCATCGCCACCGCTACGAGTTCAACCAGAAGTATCTGCCCGACATGGAGAAGCACGGCTACGTCTTCTCCGGCATGTCGCCCAACGGCGAGCTGGCCGAGATCGTCGAGCTGAAGGACCATCCCTGGTTCCTGGGCTGCCAGTTCCATCCCGAGTTCAAGTCCCGGCCCATGCGCCCCCATCCGCTCTTCCGGGAGTTCATCAAGGCCGCCAAGACCTGCAAGAAGGGCCGCAAGTAG
- the lptC gene encoding LPS export ABC transporter periplasmic protein LptC, protein MGRKLSIALLALAVLVGAGLWGWSFFRTEIDMAREVARQLPKDVNIDVSAKGVTLSQGEAGELLWDLTADSAAYKSGKGTVVLTNPVITYHAADGGTVRIEAPQGEVDQTNNTMVLTPKVKAVYGQVVVTGDRLDYQGKTRRILISGDVVVQKEDMVMTGPKLEIDLTNRDIIASEGVRVVIARKSPAAKPAPESKK, encoded by the coding sequence ATGGGACGCAAGCTGTCCATCGCGCTTCTCGCTCTGGCCGTCCTGGTGGGCGCCGGTCTGTGGGGCTGGTCTTTCTTCCGCACCGAGATCGACATGGCCCGCGAGGTCGCCCGCCAGCTCCCCAAGGACGTCAACATCGACGTCTCCGCGAAGGGCGTCACCCTCTCCCAGGGCGAGGCCGGGGAGCTCCTGTGGGACCTCACCGCGGACAGCGCCGCCTACAAGAGCGGCAAGGGGACAGTGGTCCTGACCAATCCGGTGATCACCTACCACGCCGCGGACGGCGGCACGGTCCGCATCGAGGCCCCGCAAGGCGAGGTGGACCAGACGAACAACACCATGGTCTTGACGCCGAAGGTCAAGGCCGTTTACGGGCAGGTCGTCGTCACCGGCGACCGTCTCGACTATCAGGGCAAGACCAGACGCATCCTGATCAGCGGCGACGTCGTGGTGCAGAAGGAAGACATGGTCATGACCGGGCCCAAGCTCGAGATCGACCTCACCAACAGGGATATCATCGCCTCGGAGGGCGTGCGGGTCGTGATCGCCCGCAAATCCCCGGCCGCCAAACCGGCCCCGGAGTCCAAGAAATGA
- the tadA gene encoding tRNA adenosine(34) deaminase TadA, which produces MDLAITEARRGAGLGEVPVGAVLVGPDGAIMAKACNAPISENDPTAHAEVRALRAAAAALGNYRLPGTTLVVTLEPCVMCLGALVHARVESVVFGAPDPKTGAFGSQLDGPALPFFNHRLKVLGGVRAEACGALLRDFFRARRD; this is translated from the coding sequence ATGGACCTGGCGATCACGGAGGCGCGGCGCGGCGCGGGCCTGGGCGAGGTGCCTGTCGGCGCGGTCCTGGTCGGTCCTGACGGCGCGATCATGGCGAAGGCCTGCAACGCCCCCATTTCCGAAAACGACCCCACGGCCCACGCGGAAGTGCGCGCCCTGCGCGCCGCCGCGGCCGCGCTCGGCAACTACCGCCTGCCCGGCACCACCCTGGTGGTCACGCTTGAGCCCTGCGTCATGTGCCTGGGCGCGCTGGTCCACGCGCGCGTGGAGAGTGTGGTCTTCGGCGCGCCGGATCCCAAGACCGGCGCCTTCGGCTCGCAGCTCGACGGTCCGGCCCTGCCCTTCTTCAACCACCGTTTGAAAGTCCTCGGCGGCGTGCGGGCCGAAGCCTGCGGCGCGCTCCTGCGCGACTTCTTCCGCGCCCGGCGCGACTAG
- a CDS encoding LptA/OstA family protein: MTRMRLVLFMLAALVAAVPAPLASAQGNAVPSSLRGEQGKDIPTHITADRLTYSQDRDSVVFEGHVHVTRGEMQLWSDRLTAYLEPSEPEPAKGKQAVEPPAAPQSPLGGKKDAKIKSVVAVGNVRMQQQGRQGFCGKATFHVEEGLLVMEDNPVILDGRNKVTGEVIKFYTQTNRSEVLGGKKQVEATFFTKQESLSPTAKPSGDSKAPDAAKPADGAAPEKQ, from the coding sequence ATGACGCGTATGCGCCTCGTGCTCTTCATGCTGGCGGCTCTCGTCGCCGCCGTGCCTGCGCCCCTCGCCTCGGCGCAGGGCAACGCCGTCCCCTCGTCCCTGCGGGGCGAGCAGGGCAAGGACATCCCCACGCACATAACGGCCGACAGGCTGACCTACAGCCAGGACCGGGACAGCGTGGTCTTCGAGGGCCACGTGCACGTGACCCGCGGCGAGATGCAGCTCTGGTCCGACCGCCTGACGGCCTACCTCGAGCCCAGCGAGCCCGAGCCCGCCAAGGGCAAGCAGGCGGTCGAGCCCCCGGCCGCGCCGCAGTCCCCCCTGGGCGGGAAAAAGGACGCCAAGATCAAGAGCGTGGTCGCCGTGGGCAACGTGCGCATGCAGCAGCAAGGCAGGCAAGGCTTCTGCGGCAAGGCCACCTTCCACGTGGAGGAGGGGCTTCTGGTCATGGAGGACAACCCCGTGATCCTGGACGGACGCAACAAGGTCACCGGCGAGGTCATCAAATTCTACACGCAGACCAACCGCAGCGAGGTCCTAGGCGGCAAGAAGCAGGTGGAGGCCACCTTCTTCACCAAGCAGGAATCCCTGAGTCCCACCGCCAAGCCGTCCGGAGACTCCAAGGCGCCCGATGCCGCGAAGCCCGCCGACGGCGCCGCGCCGGAGAAGCAGTAG
- a CDS encoding HAD family hydrolase, whose amino-acid sequence MVLDVDGVLTDAGIYYDAEGRILKRFNVQDGLGIKLAQREGLTFAVITGLDQPAVAARVRELGITDYSGGHLEKMPFLTELVERKGLTFDEVAYLGDDWIDAKPLRAVGMPMAVANAQPEIKTLAAWISEKPGGQGAVREAISFILRAQGKYEEMWRAWSE is encoded by the coding sequence ATGGTTCTGGACGTGGACGGAGTGCTCACGGATGCCGGAATCTACTACGATGCTGAGGGCAGGATACTGAAACGCTTCAACGTCCAGGACGGCCTGGGCATCAAGCTGGCCCAGCGCGAGGGGCTCACCTTCGCCGTGATCACGGGGCTCGACCAGCCGGCCGTGGCGGCCAGGGTGCGCGAGCTCGGCATCACCGACTATTCCGGAGGGCATCTGGAAAAGATGCCGTTCCTCACCGAGCTCGTCGAGCGCAAGGGACTGACCTTCGATGAGGTCGCCTATCTCGGCGACGACTGGATCGACGCCAAGCCGCTTCGCGCCGTCGGCATGCCCATGGCCGTGGCCAACGCCCAGCCCGAGATCAAGACCCTCGCGGCCTGGATCTCCGAAAAGCCCGGCGGCCAAGGGGCCGTGCGCGAGGCCATCTCCTTCATTCTCCGAGCCCAGGGCAAATACGAGGAGATGTGGCGGGCCTGGAGCGAGTGA
- a CDS encoding PIN-like domain-containing protein, with protein sequence MRTLFPGYYRYDQDEFKHLWQKALFIFDANVLLNFYSYPEDLRDIFFSVLEKVSDRIWIPYHVALEFHRNKFNKIREANLKLENLLQTIDKTSDDLSKEIRLIELEKRRIGVDNIQDRISAVHEAHKNLSEAAAKACERLPEICLNDEIGNHICELFHGRVGSPPSDQNEIERINIEGQKRYDNRIPPGHEDQKKKGDGQFHDRGIVYYRKYGDFIIWKQLLGHTATNDIKDVIFVTGDRKEDWWWIEEGKIIGPQPALVQEIMRDGKVSNFWMYTADQFLKRSEELLQIEGITDETIAQVKDFTESEKSLPKLDNESRVAINAITSSFFDAALNDLSFLNNQSGIYHIKNNILNTWKNEYQDEDAVYAWLQETHENVFRNRTFPDFIAHRNTRTIGYEVKYLRNFEKFIFPPSIINSLLRGYMEVHEGRLSEFHVIAIISADDALAIISNEMIPELRRRVSNLLTKYPADSIIVGWINGEEFIPLLF encoded by the coding sequence ATGCGCACTCTTTTTCCTGGCTACTACCGCTACGATCAAGATGAATTCAAGCATCTCTGGCAGAAAGCACTGTTTATTTTTGACGCAAACGTCCTATTGAATTTTTATAGTTACCCGGAAGACCTCAGGGACATATTCTTTTCTGTATTAGAAAAGGTATCCGATAGAATTTGGATCCCATATCACGTAGCCCTTGAGTTTCATAGAAACAAGTTCAATAAGATTAGAGAGGCAAACTTAAAATTAGAAAATTTGCTTCAAACAATAGATAAAACCAGTGATGATTTAAGTAAAGAAATTAGATTGATTGAATTGGAGAAGCGACGGATTGGTGTAGACAACATCCAAGACCGCATTTCAGCTGTACATGAAGCACATAAAAATCTTTCTGAAGCTGCTGCAAAAGCATGTGAGCGATTGCCAGAAATATGTTTAAACGATGAGATCGGGAATCACATTTGTGAACTTTTTCATGGCAGGGTTGGGTCACCACCAAGTGATCAGAATGAAATTGAAAGAATTAATATTGAAGGTCAAAAGCGATACGACAATAGAATACCGCCAGGGCATGAAGACCAAAAGAAAAAAGGCGATGGCCAATTTCATGACAGAGGCATCGTCTATTATAGAAAATATGGAGATTTTATCATATGGAAGCAATTGTTAGGGCATACAGCAACTAACGACATTAAGGATGTAATATTTGTCACAGGAGATAGAAAGGAAGACTGGTGGTGGATTGAGGAAGGGAAAATAATTGGCCCCCAACCTGCACTAGTTCAGGAGATCATGCGGGATGGGAAAGTATCAAACTTTTGGATGTATACAGCAGATCAATTCCTAAAAAGATCCGAAGAATTACTGCAAATAGAAGGGATTACAGATGAAACGATCGCTCAAGTTAAAGATTTTACAGAATCAGAGAAGAGCTTGCCAAAACTTGATAATGAGTCGCGTGTCGCCATTAATGCTATCACATCTTCATTTTTTGATGCTGCCCTAAACGATTTATCGTTTTTAAATAACCAAAGTGGTATTTATCACATAAAAAATAATATTCTAAACACTTGGAAGAATGAATATCAAGATGAAGATGCCGTTTATGCATGGCTACAAGAAACACATGAGAATGTATTTCGAAACAGAACTTTTCCAGATTTCATAGCGCACAGAAATACTAGGACTATTGGGTATGAAGTAAAATATTTGAGAAATTTTGAAAAATTCATCTTTCCCCCTTCAATCATAAATTCCCTCCTTCGTGGATATATGGAAGTTCACGAAGGAAGACTTAGTGAATTTCATGTAATTGCTATTATTAGCGCTGATGATGCCCTTGCTATAATTTCTAATGAAATGATACCAGAACTGCGCAGAAGAGTTTCAAATCTCTTAACAAAATACCCAGCTGACTCTATTATTGTTGGCTGGATTAACGGAGAAGAATTTATCCCTCTTCTTTTTTAG
- a CDS encoding bacteriohemerythrin: MSVRHVVLSAAGAAALASIVILVCLIAETPVPLWLAAVAALLAVGTLVAAVALVSAPLAKLQTMLPAALAGTLDAAAALPGSGEMAALGKGLVELSACISDTRKTVRDKERLALEAQTTCTEAIAQAKEASSLAEHSRADYLLTAAKRLEKVVERIQRSVSSLSDRMERISEGADLQKQRMLETATAMGEMNMAITDISKSSSEASLSVENAKEQADQSAKIVGEAIAAIATVNEATSSLRSDMGSLGEQAKSIDRIINVINDIADQTNLLALNAAIEAARAGDAGRGFAVVADEVRKLAEKTMNATKEVGDSIIAIQNSVQANVGQMDAAVHHTDDAASLAHDSGEATQEILRFAEENTMMIHAIAAASEEQSVSSVHISRAIEETEKVAGEISDGIHDSTRAVQEISDLSHELSLLLSDLKSGMSLDTLMPWNSTLATGVKIIDEQHRKLVDMINGLYTAMKSGQGRSAMQGLLDGLAQYTVQHFATEEKYFDKFGYAEKAGHKRAHAELTGQVLDFVGKVKSGEADVTMELMNFLRDWLINHIVKTDKRYAKFFLDNGLEAA; this comes from the coding sequence ATGTCCGTTCGTCACGTCGTGCTGAGCGCCGCAGGCGCCGCGGCACTGGCAAGTATCGTCATTCTCGTCTGCCTCATTGCGGAGACGCCCGTCCCGCTCTGGCTCGCGGCCGTGGCCGCGCTTCTGGCCGTGGGCACGCTCGTCGCGGCGGTCGCGCTCGTGAGCGCGCCGCTGGCGAAGCTCCAGACCATGCTGCCCGCCGCTCTGGCCGGGACGCTCGACGCCGCTGCCGCGCTTCCGGGCTCGGGGGAGATGGCCGCTCTCGGCAAGGGACTCGTGGAACTTTCCGCGTGCATCAGCGACACCCGAAAAACCGTGCGCGACAAGGAGCGCCTGGCGCTCGAGGCCCAGACCACCTGCACCGAGGCCATCGCCCAGGCCAAGGAGGCCTCGAGCCTGGCCGAGCATTCGCGCGCCGACTACCTGCTGACCGCCGCAAAGCGGCTGGAGAAGGTCGTCGAGCGCATCCAGCGCTCCGTGTCCTCTCTCTCGGACAGGATGGAGCGCATCTCCGAAGGCGCGGACCTGCAGAAGCAGCGCATGCTGGAGACGGCCACGGCCATGGGCGAGATGAACATGGCCATCACCGACATCTCCAAGAGCTCGTCCGAGGCCTCCCTGAGCGTGGAGAACGCCAAGGAGCAGGCCGACCAGAGCGCCAAGATCGTGGGCGAGGCCATCGCGGCCATCGCCACGGTCAACGAGGCCACATCGAGCCTGCGCAGCGACATGGGCAGCCTCGGCGAGCAGGCCAAGTCCATCGACCGCATCATCAACGTGATCAACGACATCGCGGACCAGACCAACCTGCTGGCGCTGAACGCGGCCATCGAGGCCGCGCGGGCGGGCGACGCGGGGCGCGGCTTCGCCGTGGTGGCCGACGAGGTGCGCAAGCTGGCCGAGAAGACCATGAACGCGACCAAGGAGGTCGGCGACTCCATCATCGCCATCCAGAACTCCGTGCAGGCCAACGTGGGCCAGATGGACGCGGCCGTGCACCACACCGACGACGCGGCCAGCCTCGCGCACGACTCCGGAGAGGCCACGCAGGAGATCCTGCGCTTCGCCGAGGAGAACACGATGATGATCCATGCCATAGCCGCGGCCTCGGAGGAGCAGTCGGTCAGCTCCGTGCACATCAGCCGGGCCATCGAGGAGACCGAAAAGGTGGCGGGCGAGATATCCGACGGCATCCACGACTCCACGCGCGCGGTGCAGGAGATCTCCGACCTCTCGCACGAACTCTCACTGCTCCTTTCCGACCTCAAGAGCGGCATGAGCCTGGACACGCTGATGCCCTGGAACAGCACCCTGGCCACCGGAGTGAAGATCATCGACGAGCAGCACAGGAAGCTCGTGGACATGATCAACGGCCTGTACACGGCCATGAAGTCCGGCCAGGGGCGCAGCGCCATGCAGGGCCTGCTGGACGGGCTGGCCCAGTATACGGTGCAGCACTTCGCCACCGAGGAGAAGTACTTCGACAAGTTCGGCTACGCCGAGAAGGCCGGACACAAGCGCGCCCACGCCGAACTCACGGGCCAGGTCCTGGACTTCGTCGGCAAGGTCAAATCCGGCGAGGCCGATGTGACCATGGAACTCATGAACTTCCTGCGCGACTGGCTGATCAACCACATCGTCAAGACCGACAAACGCTACGCGAAGTTCTTCCTGGACAACGGGCTCGAAGCGGCCTGA
- a CDS encoding ABC transporter ATP-binding protein, with translation MLELDHVSISYGPVAAVEDVSLRVNEGEIVTLIGANGAGKTTILRAVSRLLRVKKGAIRFEGRDIAGLGPDKVVRLGIAHSPEGRQVLAKLTVRDNLELGAYIRDDAVAVAEDLERMFSLFPRLRERERQPAGTLSGGEQQMLAIARAVMSRPRLLLLDEPSLGLAPIVVEEIFEIIAALNREGTTILLVEQNAHLAMQAAHRAYVLEAGSLVVEGDAKILMADERVKKAYLG, from the coding sequence ATGCTTGAGCTCGATCATGTGAGCATTTCCTACGGTCCGGTCGCGGCCGTGGAGGACGTCAGCCTGCGCGTGAACGAGGGTGAGATCGTCACGCTCATCGGCGCCAACGGCGCGGGCAAGACCACCATCCTGCGCGCCGTGTCCAGGCTTCTGCGTGTCAAGAAGGGCGCCATCCGCTTCGAGGGGCGCGACATCGCCGGGCTCGGGCCCGACAAGGTCGTGCGGCTCGGCATCGCGCACAGCCCGGAGGGCCGCCAGGTGCTGGCCAAGCTCACCGTGCGCGACAACCTGGAGCTCGGCGCCTACATCCGCGACGACGCCGTCGCGGTAGCCGAGGATCTGGAACGCATGTTCTCCCTCTTCCCCAGGCTGCGCGAGCGCGAGCGCCAGCCCGCGGGCACGCTTTCGGGCGGCGAGCAGCAGATGCTGGCCATCGCCCGCGCGGTCATGAGCAGGCCCCGCCTGCTCCTGCTGGACGAGCCCTCGCTCGGCCTCGCGCCCATCGTGGTGGAGGAGATCTTCGAGATCATCGCGGCGCTGAACCGCGAAGGCACGACCATCCTGCTCGTGGAGCAGAACGCCCATCTGGCCATGCAGGCGGCGCACCGTGCTTACGTGCTCGAGGCAGGCAGCCTGGTCGTGGAAGGCGACGCCAAGATTCTCATGGCCGACGAGCGGGTCAAGAAGGCATACCTGGGCTGA
- a CDS encoding phosphoribosylformylglycinamidine synthase subunit PurQ, translated as MSQVNTLVITGYGTNCHKESAHAAKLCGSDSADVVFFSDLRAGRVKLANYNFLIFPGGFLDGDDLGAAQAAALRWRYMASGDGALILDQLKSFFEDGGLILGICNGFQLLAKLGLLPALGGRYFERTISLSNNDSARFEDRWVWLKSNPESPCVFTKGIDRLYLPVRHGEGKVVFEDDAAMAAVTDAGLVALQYVHPETGDPTQEYPYNPNGSPLGIAGLTDPSGRILGLMPHPEAFNHPTNHPNWTRGASDPLGISLIEAGIRHLKDS; from the coding sequence TTGAGCCAGGTCAATACACTCGTCATCACCGGCTACGGCACCAACTGCCACAAGGAATCCGCCCACGCGGCGAAACTGTGCGGCAGCGACAGCGCGGACGTGGTCTTCTTCTCGGATCTGCGCGCGGGCCGGGTGAAGCTTGCGAACTACAACTTCCTCATCTTCCCCGGCGGCTTCCTCGACGGCGACGACCTGGGTGCGGCCCAGGCCGCGGCGTTGCGCTGGCGCTACATGGCCTCGGGCGACGGTGCGCTGATCCTCGACCAGCTCAAGTCCTTCTTCGAGGACGGCGGCCTGATCCTCGGCATCTGCAACGGCTTCCAGCTCCTGGCCAAGCTCGGGCTCCTGCCCGCGCTCGGCGGCCGCTACTTCGAGCGCACCATCTCGCTGTCCAACAACGACTCCGCGCGCTTCGAGGACCGCTGGGTGTGGCTCAAGTCCAACCCCGAGAGCCCCTGCGTCTTCACCAAGGGCATAGACCGCCTCTACCTGCCCGTGCGCCACGGTGAGGGCAAGGTGGTCTTCGAGGACGATGCGGCCATGGCCGCGGTCACGGACGCGGGCCTCGTGGCGCTGCAGTACGTGCACCCGGAGACGGGCGACCCCACGCAGGAGTATCCCTACAATCCGAACGGCTCGCCGCTCGGCATCGCCGGGCTGACCGATCCTTCGGGCCGCATCCTGGGGCTCATGCCCCACCCCGAGGCCTTCAACCACCCGACCAACCATCCCAACTGGACGCGCGGCGCGAGCGATCCCCTGGGCATCAGCCTCATCGAGGCAGGCATCCGCCACCTCAAGGACTCCTGA
- a CDS encoding ABC transporter ATP-binding protein, giving the protein MSAILEVSDLTKSFGGLTAVAGVSLSIEEGSIFGLIGPNGAGKTTFFNMLTGMTRPTSGRVAFAGRDLAGLIPEEIARLGIGRTFQNIRLFAGMSVLDNVRVPGQCRLRSGLWSQVVGLSAARREEDEGRERAWELLRLVGLESRAERAAGSLPYGDRRRLEIARALALSPRLLLLDEPAAGMNPSEKQALSGFIREIRETFSLTVLLIEHHVPMVMGLCDRIAVLNFGELIALGTPEEVQDDEKVVQAYLGESALGESHA; this is encoded by the coding sequence ATGAGCGCCATCCTCGAAGTCTCGGACCTGACCAAGTCCTTCGGCGGCCTGACGGCCGTGGCCGGTGTCTCGCTGTCCATCGAGGAGGGCTCGATCTTCGGCCTCATCGGTCCCAACGGAGCGGGCAAGACCACCTTCTTCAACATGCTCACGGGCATGACCCGGCCGACTTCCGGCCGGGTGGCCTTTGCGGGGCGCGACCTCGCCGGGCTCATCCCGGAGGAGATCGCCCGCCTCGGCATCGGCCGGACGTTCCAGAACATCCGCCTGTTCGCGGGCATGAGCGTCCTGGACAACGTGCGCGTGCCCGGGCAGTGCCGGCTGCGCTCCGGACTGTGGAGCCAGGTGGTGGGCCTCTCCGCGGCCCGGCGCGAGGAGGACGAAGGCCGCGAGCGGGCCTGGGAGCTTCTGCGCCTCGTGGGGCTCGAGTCCCGGGCGGAGCGCGCCGCGGGCAGCCTGCCTTACGGCGACCGCCGCCGCCTCGAGATCGCCCGCGCCCTGGCGCTCTCGCCGCGCCTGCTCCTTCTGGACGAGCCCGCCGCGGGCATGAACCCCTCGGAAAAGCAGGCCCTGTCCGGATTCATCCGCGAGATACGCGAGACGTTCTCTCTCACGGTCCTGCTCATCGAGCACCACGTGCCCATGGTCATGGGGCTGTGCGACCGCATCGCGGTGCTCAACTTCGGCGAGCTCATCGCTCTGGGCACGCCTGAGGAAGTGCAGGACGACGAGAAGGTCGTGCAGGCCTATCTGGGTGAGTCCGCTTTGGGAGAATCCCATGCTTGA